The Gordonia westfalica genomic sequence GACCGTACCGCCCGCTGCCCCGGCATCGGTGGTTGCCAATGCCGATGCGGCGCCGGCGAACAAGGTGCAGCAGCTCACTCAGGCAGACCTGAAGAACATGTCCCCAGCCCAGATTCGCGACGCTGACGCCAAAGGCCAGCTCGACGAACTCAAGGGCATCCGAAAGTAAGGAGCCATCATGGCCATCACCCATTTCATTCCCGAACTGTGGGCGGCGAACATCACCCAGGCGTGGGACGCCGAGAAGGTGTTCGCCGCTCTGCTCGACCGCCAGTACGAAGGCGTCGCGACAAAGGGCAACACCGTCCACATCCCCGGTGTCGTCGCACCCGCGATCAAGGACTACAAGGCCAACAACCGCACCACGTCGGCTGACGCCATCACCGACACCGGCGTCGACCTCCTGATCGACCAGGAGAAGAACTTCGACTTCAAGGTCGACGACATCGACGCCGCCCAGTCTGCGGGCAGCCTGGCCCCGTACACCGACGCCGCCGGAAAGGCGCTCGTCGATGACGCGGACAAGTTCATCGCCACCATGCTCGCCGCCGGAGCCACCAACCTGTCGGGCTCCGCTCCGGACACCGGGAACAAGGCATTCGACCTCGTCAAGGCTGCTCGTGTGGCCCTGAACAAGAAGAACGCCCCCGCCTCCGGCCGAGTTCTCGTGTGCAACGCCGACTTCGAAGGTCTGCTCCTCGGCGCGGATTCGAAGCTCACCAGCTTCGATGTGTCCGGCGACAACAACGGCCTCCGCAACGGCACCATCGGCTCCCTCCTCGGGTTCCGTGTGCTGTCGTCGAACAACCTGCCCAACAACTCCACCCCCGGCTTCGTGGCGTTCCACCCGGAGGCCGCGGCCTACGTGTCGCAGCTCGATAAGGTGGAGGCCCTGCGCGCCGACAACAGCTTCGCCGACCGGCTGCGCGGCCTGCACGTGTACGGCGGCAAGGTTGTCCGTCCGGACGGCGTCGTCAAGTTCGGAATGACTTCGGGTAGCTGATCCAGGTGTCTCTTCCTCCCTTGCTGTTCGTGACGACGTGATCGCCGTGGCGCAAAGGGACCTGACCGAACCTGAGCACGCGTCGGTGTATCAACTGTTGGATGCGGCATCGGACCAGTTCCGTGCCGCATCCCAACAGCAGTTCACCCCCGGCGAGTCGACGGTGCGGTTGAAGGTGAATGGTGGGCGGGTCCGTCTGGACCAGTTGCCAGTCACAGGGGTGACGTCTGTGACCGATGACGCGGGAAACTCTGTGGACTACACCCGAAATGGGATGTGGTTGACCGTCGGATGTGATTCTTCACGGTTCCTCACTGTCACATACTCGCATGGCGGAGAAGTGCCGCCGCGTGTGAAGAATGCGGTCGCCGAAATGGTGATCCGCGCTCTTGTGACGCCGGAGGAAGTGATGGCCGGAGCCCGGTCGCTGACCGACTCCGCAGGTCCGATCTCGCAGACCACTGCATGGTCGGTCCGAGCGCCGAACTCGGGTTTGCAGATGTCCGAGTCGGACCTGAAGTTGGCGGCATCGTTTCGCTGGCAGGGAGGGCAAGTCATTGTCCAGGCACCGTAGGGGAATACCCGCCGTCTTCGACGTAGAACACCTGCCGTTCAACGGAACCGGCGCCGACGACTACGGCAACGATGTCGAGTCCTGGGGCGAACCGGACCCGCGGAAGTTCGTGACGTTCATCGACCCACAAAGCGATGAACTAGATCTCCCGGGGCACATCCGGGACTCCGTTGACGTGGGAATCATCGTCCTCCCCGATTTCGGTCCGGTGTCACCACGTGACAGGGAAGTCATCGACGGAACTGTCTATGACGTTGTCGGCCAACCCAAGGACTACACCAGGATTCCGTCTCTCACGGGCGGCGGTTGCTACGTCGTAACTCTGAAGGTGGTGAAGTCGTCGTGAGAATCGAGTGGAATCAGAAGGCGTTCAAGGACGTCCGATACGGTCGGACGTCCGACATCATCAGCGAGCTCGAGGGTCATGCTGAGCGCATTGCTGACGATGCGAGCGCTATGGGCGAGGGCACGTACGCGGTGGGTTCACGGGCAGGCATGGCACGTCCCCAGGGCCGTTGGCGTGCCTCTGTCGTCACCGCCGACTACAAGGCGCAACGCGACAATGCCCGCAACAACACGATCCTCAGGGCTCTCGGATAACTGATGTCGACACCCACGCTGGCGGCGCTCTCCATCTGCCGAGCGGCGCTGCCTGGAGTGAAGTTCTCCACGACCGTCTCAGAAGACCCTGCCCGATTCGGGAGGGTTTCTCGTATCGGCGGCCCACGGGATCGCTCACTGGATCGCGCTCGCATCCTTGTCGAACTGTACGGCTCAACCCCCAAGGGCAGCCCGGACACGGCGTGGACTGAGCAATCGATCGGAACCATCGCGGACGGATTCCAGGCTGCATCCTCGGGCGGCCCATGGGCAGGCCTGTGGGTAACCGACTGGGTCATGAACAGCCTGGCCGACTATCCCAACCCGGACTATGAAAAGCATTCCCGGTTCCAGTTCACCGGGACACTCTTCGTGCTCCGAACCTAAAGTCTCCTAACTGAATAACCCTTTCGCGGCTCCTGGTCACCTCGCCTGAAAGGGGCAAAACAATGGCAGTCGAACACTCTTACGTGGCGCAGTCGCTCGACGGCGGCGTCTACTGGCGGGCACCTCTGGGTACCACGCTTCCCACCGCTCCGGTCGAGTCGCCGGAAGACCTGAACGCCGCGTTCGAGGACCACGGAACCGCGGCGGTCGACGGCCTGTCGGTCGGCATCACCCGCACCTCGAACACCGTCAAGGACTTCGACGGTGGCGACTACGTCGATGTGCAGACCGAGTACGGCACCAGCTTCAAGATCAAGCTGCTCGACGTCGACCTGCCGTCGGTGAAGCGGACCGTCGCAGGTGACGACAACGTCACCCTCATCCCCGCTGCCGGCGGCAAGGGGCAGCGCTACCACGTCCGCCACAACTCGTCGCAGCTTCCGCTGTCGGCCCACGTGTTCGCCACGAAGTGCGGCAAGAAGTTCAAGACGTACGTCGTGGAGAAGGGCCGCGTCTCGGAGATCGCGGAGTGGAAGGACGAGTCGCAGGACGCGTCGGGCGTGGAGTTGACGATCCGAGCGTTCCGCAACTCCAACGGCGACTACGTCGACGAGTTCGGCGACGTGGACGGCATCGCCGCCACTTCGGGTAGCTGACCCGTCTTGCCCGGGGAGGTATCTAGCCTCCCCGGGCACACAATCTCGGCCTGGCGAAGGGGTGTCATGTTGTCCCTGACCAGGAGCCGCGTCCTTTTGCCAGGCCGGGGCTGCTCCTGGTTGAAGTTCTATCCCAATGTTGAAAGGTTCCTGGTCAAACCATGTCTGTTCCCGAAGGCTACGCAGTAGCCCCCTCGTCCGACGATCACCTGTTGAAGTTCGCCGTCCCCATCCCCGGGCGCGATCCGCCGCGCGGTGACTGCCGGTCGTCCGGATGGCCCCGCCGCGCAGGAGTCGCGATGGCGAACACCCCGCGCGAGAAGATGCAAGAGCACGTCGACGCAGAGACCTGCGAGGTCACCTCGGGCACCTACGTTCGGGGAAGCGGATGTGAAGATCGCCGACATGGGCGAACGAGCGCTCGAGACACTCGGAGAGGAGACTTCCTTCTCCTCGAAACCCTTCAGGGTTTCCTCTGCGTCGACCGGGCGCGGCAGCGTCTTCTCCGCGCTGTTGAGGCTGTTCGCCCATTCGGCGATCTTCACATCCGCTTCCCCGAACGGGGTGATCCAGTCCTGGTACTTCTTGATCTCGCGGGGTCCATCCACTTGCGCGGCGGCATCGACACCAGTACCGGATCGCGCCCGGGGATGGGGACGGCGAACTTCAACAGGTGATCGTCGGACGAGGGGGCTACTGCGTAGCCTTCGGGAACAGACATGGTTTGACCAGGAACCTTTCAACATTGGGATAGAACTTCAACCAGGAGCAGCCCCGGCCTGGCAAAAGGACGCGGCTCCTGGTCAGGGACAACATGACACCCCTTCGCCAGGCCGAGATTGTGTGCCCGGGGAGGCTAGATACCTCCCCGGGCAAGACGGGTCAGCTACCCGAAGTGGCGGCGATGCCGTCCACGTCGCCGAACTCGTCGACGTAGTCGCCGTTGGAGTTGCGGAACGCTCGGATCGTCAACTCCACGCCCGACGCGTCCTGCGACTCGTCCTTCCACTCCGCGATCTCCGAGACGCGGCCCTTCTCCACGACGTACGTCTTGAACTTCTTGCCGCACTTCGTGGCGAACACGTGGGCCGACAGCGGAAGCTGCGACGAGTTGTGGCGGACGTGGTAGCGCTGCCCCTTGCCGCCGGCAGCGGGGATGAGGGTGACGTTGTCGTCACCTGCGACGGTCCGCTTCACCGACGGCAGGTCGACGTCGAGCAGCTTGATCTTGAAGCTGGTGCCGTACTCGGTCTGCACATCGACGTAGTCGCCACCGTCGAAGTCCTTGACGGTGTTCGAGGTGCGGGTGATGCCGACCGACAGGCCGTCGACCGCCGCGGTTCCGTGGTCCTCGAACGCGGCGTTCAGGTCTTCCGGCGACTCGACCGGAGCGGTGGGAAGCGTGGTACCCAGAGGTGCCCGCCAGTAGACGCCGCCGTCGAGCGACTGCGCCACGTAAGAGTGTTCGACTGCCATTGTTTTGCCCCTTTCAGGCGAGGTGACCAGGAGCCGCGAAAGGGTTATTCAGTTAGGAGACTTTAGGTTCGGAGCACGAAGAGTGTCCCGGTGAACTGGAACCGGGAATGCTTTTCATAGTCCGGGTTGGGATAGTCGGCCAGGCTGTTCATGACCCAGTCGGTTACCCACAGGCCTGCCCATGGGCCGCCCGAGGATGCAGCCTGGAATCCGTCCGCGATGGTTCCGATCGATTGCTCAGTCCACGCCGTGTCCGGGCTGCCCTTGGGGGTTGAGCCGTACAGTTCGACAAGGATGCGAGCGCGATCCAGTGAGCGATCCCGTGGGCCGCCGATACGAGAAACCCTCCCGAATCGGGCAGGGTCTTCTGAGACGGTCGTGGAGAACTTCACTCCAGGCAGCGCCGCTCGGCAGATGGAGAGCGCCGCCAGCGTGGGTGTCGACATCAGTTATCCGAGAGCCCTGAGGATCGTGTTGTTGCGGGCATTGTCGCGTTGCGCCTTGTAGTCGGCGGTGACGACAGAGGCACGCCAACGGCCCTGGGGACGTGCCATGCCTGCCCGTGAACCCACCGCGTACGTGCCCTCGCCCATAGCGCTCGCATCGTCAGCAATGCGCTCAGCATGACCCTCGAGCTCGCTGATGATGTCGGACGTCCGACCGTATCGGACGTCCTTGAACGCCTTCTGATTCCACTCGATTCTCACGACGACTTCACCACCTTCAGAGTTACGACGTAGCAACCGCCGCCCGTGAGAGACGGAATCCTGGTGTAGTCCTTGGGTTGGCCGACAACGTCATAGACAGTTCCGTCGATGACTTCCCTGTCACGTGGTGACACCGGACCGAAATCGGGGAGGACGATGATTCCCACGTCAACGGAGTCCCGGATGTGCCCCGGGAGATCTAGTTCATCGCTTTGTGGGTCGATGAACGTCACGAACTTCCGCGGGTCCGGTTCGCCCCAGGACTCGACATCGTTGCCGTAGTCGTCGGCGCCGGTTCCGTTGAACGGCAGGTGTTCTACGTCGAAGACGGCGGGTATTCCCCTACGGTGCCTGGACAATGACTTGCCCTCCCTGCCAGCGAAACGATGCCGCCAACTTCAGGTCCGACTCGGACATCTGCAAACCCGAGTTCGGCGCTCGGACCGACCATGCAGTGGTCTGCGAGATCGGACCTGCGGAGTCGGTCAGCGACCGGGCTCCGGCCATCACTTCCTCCGGCGTCACAAGAGCGCGGATCACCATTTCGGCGACCGCATTCTTCACACGCGGCGGCACTTCTCCGCCATGCGAGTATGTGACAGTGAGGAACCGTGAAGAATCACATCCGACGGTCAACCACATCCCATTTCGGGTGTAGTCCACAGAGTTTCCCGCGTCATCGGTCACAGACGTCACCCCTGTGACTGGCAACTGGTCCAGACGGACCCGCCCACCATTCACCTTCAACCGCACCGTCGACTCGCCGGGGGTGAACTGCTGTTGGGATGCGGCACGGAACTGGTCCGATGCCGCATCCAACAGTTGATACACCGACGCGTGCTCAGGTTCGGTCAGGTCCCTTTGCGCCACGGCGATCACGTCGTCACGAACAGCAAGGGGAGGAAGAGACACCTGGATCAGCTACCCGAAGTCATTCCGAACTTGACGACGCCGTCCGGACGGACAACCTTGCCGCCGTACACGTGCAGGCCGCGCAGCCGGTCGGCGAAGCTGTTGTCGGCGCGCAGGGCCTCCACCTTATCGAGCTGCGACACGTAGGCCGCGGCCTCCGGGTGGAACGCCACGAAGCCGGGGGTGGAGTTGTTGGGCAGGTTGTTCGACGACAGCACACGGAACCCGAGGAGGGAGCCGATGGTGCCGTTGCGGAGGCCGTTGTTGTCGCCGGACACATCGAAGCTGGTGAGCTTCGAATCCGCGCCGAGGAGCAGACCTTCGAAGTCGGCGTTGCACACGAGAACTCGGCCGGAGGCGGGGGCGTTCTTCTTGTTCAGGGCCACACGAGCAGCCTTGACGAGGTCGAATGCCTTGTTCCCGGTGTCCGGAGCGGAGCCCGACAGGTTGGTGGCTCCGGCGGCGAGCATGGTGGCGATGAACTTGTCCGCGTCATCGACGAGCGCCTTTCCGGCGGCGTCGGTGTACGGGGCCAGGCTGCCCGCAGACTGGGCGGCGTCGATGTCGTCGACCTTGAAGTCGAAGTTCTTCTCCTGGTCGATCAGGAGGTCGACGCCGGTGTCGGTGATGGCGTCAGCCGACGTGGTGCGGTTGTTGGCCTTGTAGTCCTTGATCGCGGGTGCGACGACACCGGGGATGTGGACGGTGTTGCCCTTTGTCGCGACGCCTTCGTACTGGCGGTCGAGCAGAGCGGCGAACACCTTCTCGGCGTCCCACGCCTGGGTGATGTTCGCCGCCCACAGTTCGGGAATGAAATGGGTGATGGCCATGATGGCTCCTTACTTTCGGATGCCCTTGAGTTCGTCGAGCTGGCCTTTGGCGTCAGCGTCGCGAATCTGGGCTGGGGACATGTTCTTCAGGTCTGCCTGAGTGAGCTGCTGCACCTTGTTCGCCGGCGCCGCATCGGCATTGGCAACCACCGATGCCGGGGCAGCGGGCGGTACGGTCTGCTTGGGTCCGCGGAACGATTGCAGGCGGTCGAGATGGGCGCGCAT encodes the following:
- a CDS encoding phage capsid protein; amino-acid sequence: MAITHFIPELWAANITQAWDAEKVFAALLDRQYEGVATKGNTVHIPGVVAPAIKDYKANNRTTSADAITDTGVDLLIDQEKNFDFKVDDIDAAQSAGSLAPYTDAAGKALVDDADKFIATMLAAGATNLSGSAPDTGNKAFDLVKAARVALNKKNAPASGRVLVCNADFEGLLLGADSKLTSFDVSGDNNGLRNGTIGSLLGFRVLSSNNLPNNSTPGFVAFHPEAAAYVSQLDKVEALRADNSFADRLRGLHVYGGKVVRPDGVVKFGMTSGS